From the Roseofilum capinflatum BLCC-M114 genome, one window contains:
- a CDS encoding Uma2 family endonuclease produces the protein MTQLYPYAKQKSLPTMYELPSENPEEPGLPDEFHDYQPDLLSQTCQSPRYPEEDYFIASDLNLYYESNNTLWYKRPDWFLVLGAKRSRNQKELRLSYVIWQEKVSPFMVIELASPGTEDEDLGRTERQEEKPPTKWEVYEKILQVPYYFIYDRYQNNLRGFVLKAGKYEPLDLSQKKVWLEALGLGLGLWQGVYEGIEGLWLRFYDGSGKWIPTPSERAEQEQQRADQEQQRAEQAESELQQLRDKLRQLDIDPDSL, from the coding sequence ATGACTCAACTATATCCCTATGCCAAGCAGAAATCTCTGCCCACCATGTACGAGCTGCCCAGCGAAAACCCGGAGGAACCTGGATTGCCTGATGAATTTCACGATTACCAACCAGATTTACTCAGTCAAACTTGTCAATCTCCCCGCTACCCGGAAGAAGACTATTTTATCGCCAGCGATCTCAACCTCTACTATGAAAGCAATAATACCCTATGGTACAAACGCCCTGATTGGTTTCTAGTGTTGGGAGCCAAGCGTAGTCGTAATCAAAAGGAATTACGCCTAAGTTATGTGATCTGGCAAGAAAAAGTCAGTCCATTTATGGTGATTGAGTTAGCATCCCCAGGAACGGAAGATGAAGACTTAGGACGCACAGAGCGCCAAGAGGAAAAACCGCCAACCAAATGGGAAGTGTACGAGAAAATTTTACAGGTTCCCTATTATTTTATTTACGATCGCTATCAGAATAACTTGCGAGGGTTTGTCCTCAAGGCGGGAAAATACGAACCATTGGACTTATCTCAAAAGAAAGTCTGGTTAGAGGCATTAGGGCTAGGATTAGGGTTATGGCAAGGGGTCTATGAGGGAATAGAAGGGTTGTGGTTGCGCTTTTACGATGGTAGTGGGAAGTGGATACCAACACCAAGCGAACGAGCAGAACAAGAACAACAACGAGCTGACCAAGAACAGCAACGAGCAGAACAAGCTGAGTCGGAGTTACAACAATTACGGGATAAGCTCCGACAGCTCGATATTGATCCCGACTCCCTGTAG
- a CDS encoding Uma2 family endonuclease, producing MTQLYPYAKQKSLPTMYELPSENPEEPGLPDEFHDYQPDLLSQTCQSPRYPEEDYFIASDLNLYYESNNTLWYKRPDWFLVLGAKRSRNQKELRLSYVIWQEKVSPFMVIELASPGTEDEDLGRTERQEEKPPTKWEVYEKILQVPYYFIYDRYQNNLRGFVLKAGKYEPLDLSQKKVWLEALGLGLGLWQGVYEGIEGLWLRFYDRSGKWIPTPSERAEQAESELQQLRDKLQQFNIDPDSL from the coding sequence ATGACTCAACTATATCCCTATGCCAAGCAGAAATCTCTGCCCACCATGTACGAGCTGCCCAGCGAAAACCCGGAGGAACCTGGATTGCCTGATGAATTTCACGATTACCAACCAGATTTACTCAGTCAAACTTGTCAATCTCCCCGCTACCCGGAAGAAGACTATTTTATCGCCAGCGATCTCAACCTCTACTATGAAAGCAATAATACCCTATGGTACAAACGCCCTGATTGGTTTCTAGTGTTGGGAGCCAAGCGTAGTCGTAATCAAAAGGAATTACGCCTAAGTTATGTGATCTGGCAAGAAAAAGTCAGTCCATTTATGGTGATTGAGTTAGCATCCCCAGGAACGGAAGATGAAGACTTAGGACGCACAGAGCGCCAAGAGGAAAAACCGCCAACCAAATGGGAAGTGTACGAGAAAATTTTACAGGTTCCCTATTATTTTATTTACGATCGCTATCAGAATAACTTGCGAGGGTTTGTCCTCAAGGCGGGAAAATACGAACCATTGGACTTATCTCAAAAGAAAGTCTGGTTAGAGGCATTAGGGCTAGGATTAGGGTTATGGCAAGGGGTCTATGAGGGAATAGAAGGGTTGTGGTTGCGCTTTTACGATCGCAGTGGGAAGTGGATACCAACACCAAGCGAACGAGCAGAACAAGCTGAGTCGGAGTTACAACAATTACGCGATAAGCTCCAACAATTCAACATTGATCCTGATTCCCTGTAA
- a CDS encoding NAD(P)H dehydrogenase subunit NdhS — protein MILPGVAVRVKNMGDTYYGFTGQVQRVTDGKAAVLFEGGNWDKLVTFRLAELEIDDPTTTK, from the coding sequence ATGATCTTACCAGGTGTAGCAGTACGGGTAAAAAATATGGGTGATACCTATTATGGCTTTACCGGCCAAGTGCAACGGGTAACCGATGGTAAGGCTGCGGTACTGTTTGAGGGAGGAAACTGGGATAAGTTGGTCACCTTCCGACTGGCAGAACTGGAAATTGATGACCCCACGACGACGAAGTAA